ACGGGACCGAACTGGAAGAATTCGCTTACGGCCTCCGCAACCCACAGGAACTGGCATTCGACGATTACGGTAATCTCTTCACCGGCGATAACAACTCAGACTCTGGTGACAAAGCCCGCTGGGTCTACGTCGTCGAAGGCGGGGACACCGGCTGGCGGATGTATTACCAGTACCTCAGCGACCGCGGTCCCTTCAACCGGGAAAAGATCTGGCATCCCGCCCATGCAGGACAACCCGCCTACATGGTCCCCCCGATTGTTAATCTCGCGGACGGCCCTTCCGGACTGACCCATTATCCGGGAGTGGGACTTTCTGATCGCTACAAGGATCACTTTTTCCTCGCCGACTTCCGAGGCACACCTTCGAAAAGCGGCATTCGTTCTTTCGCTGTCAAACCCAAAGGGGCGTCGTTCGAACTGACTGACTCGCATGAATTCATCTGGCAGATCCTGGCCACCGATCTGGACTTCGGCTATGACGGCAGTCTGTATGTCAGCGACTGGGTCAATGGCTGGAACGGTCTGGGAAAAGGCCGTATCTATGAGTTTACAGATACCGAGCATGCCAGAGCCGCTCGAGCAGCGCATTCAGCGGAACTGATGAAACAGGGTTTCTCCACACGTTCCACAGAGGAACTGACAAAGCTGCTGACACACGTCGATCAGCGTATTCGTATGGAAGCCCAGTTCGCGCTGGTCAATCAGAATGCACTGGAGGCCCTGCAGAAGGTCGCGCTCACTTCAACAGATCAGTTGGCCCGCCTGCATGCGATCTGGGGCATTGGTCAACTGAGCCGCAAAACCAGTGCGGCGGTCGCAGGTATTCAAAGTCTGCTCAACAACAGTGACAGCGAAGTGCAGTGTCAGACTGCCAAAGTCATCGGCGAAGCCGGGTTCACCACGGCCACACCTGCTTTAATCGAACTGCTCAAAAACCCGCATGCCCGCGTGCAATACTTTGCAGCCGTCGCGCTGGGAAAACTGCAGGAACAGACAGCTATCTCTCCGTTGTTCGAACTGCTCAAGCAAAATAACAATGCCGACCCGATGCTGCGTCACGCAGCCATCCTCGCTTTGACCCGCATCGGAAATACGGACGCGCTGATCGCTGCCACAAATCACGATTCCGCCGCAGTGCGACTGGCGGCGGTGGTTGCCTTGCGACGACTGCAGCGAAAAGAAGTCGGTTTATTCCTGCAGGACTCTGACCCGCTGGTGGTGCTCGAAGCGGCCCGCGCCATCAATGATGAACCGATTCCGGACGCGCTGGCAGATCTGGCCGCCGTTTCGATTACCGCCGACATGACTGACGCCCTGCTGCGACGTGTGATGAATGCCAATTTCAGAATGGGAACTGCGGAGAACGCGCTCACCGTCGCCAAAATCGCTGCCGACAGCAAAGTGCCCGAAGCACTGAGGCTGGAAGCGATTGAAGAACTCAACCAGTGGAACGAACCCGCGCCGCTGGATCGCGTGCTGGGACGCTGGCAGCCGATTGAAAACCGGTCATCTATCGAACTGACGGGCATCGTTGGTCCCATCGTGCCTGACCTGTTCCAGAGCTCTGAAAAGATAAAGGAAGCAGGCACGGGACTGGCTGCGAAGTACGGCATTAAGGAAGCGGCGCCCATGCTGGCGGAAATGGTTGTCGACACCAAACGCCCCGTTGATGTACGGATTGCTTCGCTGAACGCCTTGGATCAACTCGGCTATGCCCGTATCGCGGATGTCGCAAAGACGGCGATTCAAGATCAAAAGCCGGCGCTCCGCGTCACCGGTCGCAAAGTCCTCGCGAGACACGATCCCCAGGCAGCGTTGCCCGCGCTCGAACAGGCCATTCAAAACGGAAGCACCATCGAGAAACAGGGAGCCCTCGCCACACTGGCGGAGATGCCGCTGCCCGCAGCAACCGATGTTCTGGCGCGCTGGATGCAGCAGTTGGTCCAGCAGCAGGTACCCGCAGAAATTCAACTCGACCTGCTGAAAGCAGCGACACAGAAACAGTCTCCCGAACTCGATCAACTGATCGCAGAGTTTGATAAGAAACGTCCGCAGGATGACCCGATTGGCGGTTTTATGGAAACGCTGTCAGGCGGCAATGCTTCGCGTGGGCGTGAGATTTTTTATGGTCGCAGCGATACGTCGTGCCGTCGCTGTCATATGATCAAGAATAACGGAGGCGAAGTCGGCCCGGACCTGTCAGGAATTGGCATCGACAAAGACCGCCGTTATCTGCTGGAAGCCATTGTCGCCCCCAATAAAGCGATTGCGAAAGGATTTGAAACCGCAGTCCTGGCGATGCTGGATGGTAAAGTTCTCGTCGGCATTATTCGTAAAGAGACCGATACAGAACTGGAACTGATGGACGCCAAAGGAACGGTCATTCGGGTCGTGAAAGACGACATCGATGAACGGGCCTCAGGAAAATCGGCGATGCCGGAAGAAATTGTCAAACAGCTCAGTAAAGACGACCTGCGCGATCTGGTGGAATTCCTCAGTCAGCAAAAACAGAAACAGAAAGCCAAGGCTACAAAACATGAAGGATAAGTGACTGTTGTTGTAACGGACGATTAATTATAGAATCGCGTGCTTGTTTTGAGTGGATGTGCCGACTAAAATACAGGCATAACGAAACAGAGAAACAACCTCTGTCATGTTGATTCAAAATCGTGAGTTGACCCTACAAATATTAAACTGGGGACCCCCGAGATTCGGCTGCGTGTATATCCGGTATATCCGGCTCACACAACCCGAGTTATCAGGTTCCCACTTTGCAATCACGGGTTCTAATATACCCGCGTATGAATCACTTGGCGGAGGTTTTTTTATGGGCTTGTTCGACCGGCAGGAATCCGGGAATCTGGAAAAAGCCAAACCGCTGGCCGCCCGCATGCGTCCCCGCTCCCTTGACGAATTTGCCGGGCAGTCTCATTTCCTGGGCGAAGGCAAACTGCTGCGTCGCATTCTGGCCGCCGACCGTATTGGCTCACTGATCTTTTATGGATCTCCCGGCACTGGGAAAACGTCGCTGGCCGAATTGATCGCCCGTCAATCCAACCGTCGTTTTGAAGCATTAAACGCGGCTTCCGCCGGCATCAAAGAAGTACGTGCGGCGCTCGACCGGGCCCGTGACGAACTGGCGACTGGCGGCAAACAGACGATTCTGTTCATCGACGAACTGCATCACTTCAGCAAAGTCCAGCAGGATGTCCTGTTGCCTGATGTCGAATCCGGCGTGGTCGCCTTGATCGGCGCAACGACATCGAATCCGTTCTTCTCGCTGGTCTCCGCACTCATCAGCCGCAGCCAGATTTTTGAATTCCAGCCGCTGACACCCGAAGAAATTCAGACACTGATGCAGCGGGCACTGCAGGACGAAAAACGGGGATTGGCCCGCTATAACGTGACTGTGGAACCGGAGGCCATTGATTTTCTGATTGAGGTCTGTGATGGTGATGCGCGGCGGTCTTTGAATGCGTTGGAAATCGGCGTGCTCTCACTGCATGGTTCAGAACGGGTTTTTGATCTGGAAGTCGCACAGGAGTCAATACAGAAAAAGGCGATCCAGTACGACCAGGATGGCGACGCGCATTACGATTCCGCTTCCGCATTGATTAAAAGCATGCGCGGCAGTGATCCGGATGCTGCTTTATACTGGCTGGCGCGGATGATTGAAGCCGGTGAAGATCCGCGGTTCCTGGCCTGCCGCATCGTGATTGCCGCCTCGGAAGATGTCGGCAATGCCGATCCGACCGCACTGACTTTGGCGATGTCCGTATTTAATGCGATTGAGAAGATCGGGATGCCCGAAGGTCGGATTCTGCTGGCGCAGGCGGTCACTTATATCGCCACGGCTCCCAAGTCGAATGCGTCTTATATCGCCATTGATGAAGCCCTCGAAGATGTACGCAACAAGTCACTGCTGCCGGTTCCCATTCATCTGAAAGACTCGCACTACTCAGGCGCTTCGCAACTGGGACACGGAGAAGGCTACCAATATGCCCACGCCGCGGAAGAAGGCTGGGTGGATCAGGATTACCTGGGAGTCGAAAAAGAGTACTACCGACCGGTCGAGCGAGGTTATGAGGTGACGATCCGTAAACGCCTCGAAGTCTTCAAACAGCGGCGCAAAAAAACAGGAACGGATGAAGACATCCGTTCCTGACCCCCTCAGTGCATCTCGCCGACAAATCAGCAGAGTGGCTGCTGTTTCAAACCGACGATTGTGATCGTCTTGGCAACTTCGCGTTCCTGCAGCAACCCTTCCAGATTGGGCATGAAGTCCACCGACATATACCACTGCATCAGAACATCAAACATGGGCTCGATCGATTCTTCATCAATCCCAAATTCTTCTTTCATCGGCAGTGCTTCTTCGGGTGACATATCCTGGAACTGACTGATCAGCAGGAAGTCACCTTCGTTGGACAGATTCAGGTGCAGGTTACGGATTTCGGATGAAAGGAAATGATCCACGGAAATGTGCACGTCCAATGGCCCCCCCGCCAGGTAACGACGTGCTTCTTCCGGTTGTTCATCAATAATGCGTGCCGCTGTTTCACAGACAGCATACACCACACTTTCATCGACAAGGTCGCCTTCGACGTTTTCACTGGCCAGATGCTTGGCCCAGGTGACAGATAACAGATCCAGTTGCACGTGTGGCGGGACACTTCGCAGAAACGGGACTTCGGTCAGAAAACCGAACGAATCAAACGGGTCATCGCCCACCTGCTTTGCCAGAGCGATTCGCTCCAGAGTATCCATGAACGCAATCCGGAATGCGATGTAGCTTAGGAATGTTTGTGGCAGGACGTCTTTGGAAATTGTTAGCATGATGATAATCGCTTGGCAAAAGTTGTAAATCTCAGATGCTTCAGGCAGTGCGTCATTCACGCTTCTGACACTGTCCTGAAATCAGTTACACTTGGTAAGTGACAGGTATTACTTTGCCAGACAGGTATCCCAAACACAATAAAAAAGTTTTGAAATCATATTGAAAAATAATGGATTGATTAAAGTGCATGACTCTCTGTCAACACTGTAAAACAGGGCCTATATTACTCATCAAGCCACATTTCGTCCAAAGTGTGTAACCGATAATTTTTCTCTGACTGTTATAATCATTACAGCACTAAAGTCGTTGGTCAGATTGTAGGAATCAGCACCATTCTAAATCCGTTTAAACCATTTGATCGATACGTTTTCCAGCGCAAACTGCAGGCTGATTTTCACCAAAATTCAGTGATGGTGTTGGTTATGACTCTGATCCAGGCCGGCATCCAGCTCTCGGGAAATCTGCCCCCAGTGATAGCAGGCGGTGATCTCCCTGAGTCTGCTGCGCAGATCGGAAGCGGTTGAATCTGATTGTGCCGATTTGGAAATCCTCTGCACCAACGCGACCAGTGATTCGGTGGTTCCGTCGTAAAAACATTCCGGCGTTTTGGCAAAAATTTCGGGGTAGGCCAGACGTCGAGGCAGCACGGGCAGGCAGCCTGCTGCCACTGCTTCCAGAATTGAAATGCCGAAGAATTCGTGAAATGCTGTCGAGACGACCAGATCCGCGTTCTCTAAAACATGCTGGTAGTGTGACCGGTCTTCCAGAAAGCCCCAGTGATCAATGCGGTCTGCATACTCTGAGTGGAGGCTGACAAAACAGTCGGGAGTTTCCGCCGTCGACTGCCCGATTACACTCAGCCGAAAATCGAGTCCTGCCTGGTCCAGCAGTCGGATCGCGTCACAAAACTGTTCCGGATTTTTGTCATATTCCCAGCGGGCCACCCAGAGGATCTGCAGCGGTCGTGTTTGTTCTTCCCGCGATTTCACAACGGTTTTCTGAATGCCCGGTGAAATCACCGCTGACTTCTGCGCACAATCTTCGAGGGCATCAATGAACGCATAATCGGGCATCCGCCGTAGAAATTCACGGGAAGCCTGAAAGAAATCCTGTCGGTGAAAATCGGAATTAAACCAGAGCGAATCTGCAGCCAGCGCTGATTTTAAATTGATAAAGCCGTAGGTCAGATCGCGTGTTTCCCCTGTCGGTAACGGATAGGTCCACTGATTTTCGTGGAAATAAACAACGCGGGGTAGCGCCGCGATATCTGCTGGTACCAGCCCCAGAAAGGTCGCCAGATCAAACATATCGGTGACCCACAGGACATCCCAGCGTTCTCCCGCAACAAAACGGTTCCGGACGTCTTCAGCCAGCGTTACCGCCGCATGCTGCATCCGCCATTTCCAGTGCCGCGGCGGGAGCGTGAGCGTCGTGAACTCGTGCACGCTGTGGGAAATCCACTGCGTCAGGAATTCACGATGACTCCCACCGTGATAGGCATTGATTGCCAGAACTCGCATCAAACCATTCTCTACCCGAAGCCACGCCTAAAAACTTTTGCAGAAAAACGCCTGCAGGAACAGATTCCAATGAGATGAAACGGCAGGCGATCTGGTTTGATTAAACGTGTTCCAGAGCATCCTGTTCAACTCGACCTGAATGCGAACCCTGCTCCTGTTCGAGTTGCTGGATTCGCGAAATCGCATCATTAAAGGTCGCCAGGCAGTTTTCTTCAGTTACTTTTTCGATAATTTTCAGACGCACCAGTGTGCGTTTCACCTGTGGTTTTGTACCAGTAAAAAAGACCGTTGCTCCCTGATGATGTGCTTTTTCGATGATATCGTCAAGCAGGTAAGCGCCCGACATATCGACCATGGGTACCCGCGCCATTCGGATAATCAGATATTTGTAATCGATCAATGCCGAAGAAGCACGATAAATTGTATCGGAAACACCGAAGAACAGCGGGCCATCCAATCGCAGCTTCAGCACTTTTTCTTTGAGTTCATCCGGCATGGATACATCGGTGGGCAAAGAACGGTTCATATCATTCAAACTGACCACATTCTGCTCGTAGGTCTGCCCGAGTTCCTGGACGATTCGCACAAAAGCAATGGTAATCCCGACCCCCATCGCGACAAGTAAATCAACAGAAATGGTCAAAATCAAAACGGCCCAGAAACAGATCGCGTCCGTCAGAGGCATACGGTGCAATACAGGCAAAACGCGGTAATCGATGATATCAATACCCACTTTAAGTAGAATCCCTGCCAGACAGGCCATCGGAATGTAGGTGGCATAGGGAGCCAGTCCCAGCATTAACGCTAGAAGTACCACACCATGAATAATCGATGCAAGCCCCGTTTTTCCGCCACACTTGATATTGGCAACAGTCCGCATGGTGGCAGTCGCAGTGGTGACTCCCCCCACGAGACCACAGCCCAGGTTGGCAACTCCCTGCCCGAATATTTCACGATCACTGTCATGTCGCTCATTCGTCATGTTATCCGCCACCAGACAGGTCAACAGCGAATCAAAATACAAAGCCCGGCTACAGCAAAGGCACCGCCAATCATATCACCAAAGCGGCTAAAATCAGGCCAGTACAAATGAGGTAGACCGACCGGCATTGATCCGAGATATTCGATGTCTCTGAAACCAGAGAATTGAGCGATACTGGTTCCGACAATCAACCCCAGGAGAGGAGCCGGCAGCCACTGTTTTTTGGTAATGCGAGGCCAAAGCAAAATAGTAAAAAATGTTGCCAGAGAAATAATCAGTGCATGAGGTTTTTCATGCATGACGTCATAAGGGATTTGTTTAATCGCTCCCACCACAGAACTCGGCGTGGCAAAACCCAGCATGGGTGGGATTTCGAGCAGAATAATAATCACGCCGATCCCACACATAAACCCGGACACCACAGAATAAGGCGTGTAGTAGATAAATCGTCCGATTTTCATTAACGCCAGAACGATACAGATTAAACCGCTCAGAAAGACCATCGACATGATAAACACCATATCCGGTTCTCCAGATGCCAGTTTGGTCGCAGCAATCACTCCCGCTAACTGCATCACCATGGGACCAGTTGGACCACTGACGCCGGTAGTGGAACCTCCAAACAGCCCTACCAGAATTCCACCACAAATGGCGGCCCACATCCCTGCTTCTGGCCCTAGCCCGGAAGCCACTCCAAATGCCAAAGCCAACGGCATGGCGATCACAGCGACCGTCACTCCGGACAAGAGATCCGACGGAATGTTAGTGTGCATAACCTTAATGTTATGCCAGGGGTTAAAATCACTCAGATATTTAAAAGCATTAAATTTAGATTCATTTGAATCATTCGATGACATGGCGAGTATCCATAAATCCATCTACCTGAAATTATTCAGGTTAAACGAAGAGGAAAGCAGCACTCTCTGTTCAGGCAGCTCTTTGAAGTCCGGATAGGACGAAATCCATTCACGAACAAAATCGTAAGGGAATTGATCTGAATGAGCGCAACAGGAGAGTAACCAGTAGAAGCGAAAGTGAGCATGCCCGAAAAACCGGGCAGCATTCAACTGAGGGCAGGAGGTCCGCGGGAGATATGAATCTCATCGCAGTCAGACTCTTTCACACTGAAATCGATATTCTGAGTCAGTATGCCCAAAAGAGGCAGCACGTCTGAGAATTCAGCATCCTGAATCAGCGTTTCATCTTCGACCGAGTCTTCACTTTCCTCCAGCTCATATTCAGCACAGAGCCAGTCAGGATTGGACTCGGGAGTATCCAGCAAACTCGAACCGCCCAATAGAAAAACGATGTCCAGTGCAATCACTGAACATAGCATGAACATCAAAGTCTGGCGGGAGTTCTGTAGCATGCATCAATGATATTTTATTTTCACACTTTGTCAATGACGCGTTTGTGAACTAACCTGAAATAAGAGTCCTCAGGTGTATTTTCATCTGGGCAACGTTCGTAAGTGCTTAATAAGTCTACCCTATCTCATATTTTCTCATAACACCAGTATTCACAAAAACGACGCTTCATGTGAGAATATAAAAGAGTCTGGCAAAATGCGTTCTATATTAAAGTATGGTCTACCAGGGAAGGATTAACGGTTAGCGTTTGCAAGACGTCTGCCGTTCTCCAGAATAGATTCGCCCTCCTGACTGAATTCCAATGAAACAATCAAAAAATCAAACAGGGCCATCCGCCCTGAATCCCGAAAGCGTGAGGGGCTGATGAATCGTTTATATCGTTATAATCTGCTGCGTTCCTGTCTGGTGATGATCTGCCTGGCCTACTGGCTCTCTCCCGGAATCCAGCCGGCGTCAGCACAGATGAAAGAAGAATTGTGTGACTGCTCTCCGGAATTAACCCTGCTGTTACGTGTCAACGATGTGCGTCGCACAGCGGAGCTGGTCACGAAAGCCGGTGGAAAAATTGTCTACGATCCTAACCTGGGCATTGGAAATGACATTCCCTTCCTCGTCGTAAATCTGCCTCCCAGCAAACTCAACGATAAAAAGTTCATCGATTCGCTTAAGCTTCCCTCTGGTGTGATGGAAGAAATCATCCCCAGTAAAATTGTTCCCCAGGCGGAACCAGCCATCGATACGTCCAATCCGGCGGACCTGCAGGTTGCCCCTGATGCAGACTTTGATTCGCTGTATGTCCCTCTGGATGATATCAAGGTCCCTGCACTGCGTAAGCGGGTTGCCGGCAAAGGACTGGGAGAAGGCACGATCGTCGCTATTATCGACACCGGTATTGATACCAGTCACCCCGTCTTTCAGGATCGCGTAATCTTCTGGAATGATGCCACGCGGGAAGGTCGATCGCCGCTGACTAAAAGCAGACAGTTGGATGGCAAAATTGAACTGGAACATAATAAGTTCATCGCACTCCCCGAAACAATCAAAGACAATGAGTACGTCTATTCCGGCTATATCGACGAGAAAAAGCTGGGATTTCAACAGGGAGACCTCTGGACCACGCTCGACAAAGAAGGTGTCGATATCAATCGTAACGGCACGAAAGACGACAAACTGCTGGTCGTCGTCGGAATCATTCCAAATCCGGAACTGGTCAAACTGGAAGCAGCCAGCAAAAAAGCGGAAGAAGAACGCAAAGCCGCAGCTGCAAAAGACGAACCCATACCGGCAGAAAAACCCGATCTGGAAAAACGGGATCTGACCAAAGAATACGCACTGGCATTTGTTGATGTGAACATGGATGGCAAGTTCAGCAAAGAGGAAGCTGACACGCCCATCATGGATTTCAATTCTGCCCGAAAAATGCAGCGGGAAGATCTGAAACCTCCCTATCAGCTTATGCTGGAATTTCCATCACGTACCAAGCGAATTGCCTACCCTCTGTTATTTCGACCGGATGCCAAGAAGCAGGTCACCGAAATTACAGTCGCCTTTGACCAGCAGTCCCATGGCACCCATGTTGCAGGAATTGTTGCCGGCAGTGGTCTGCAGATTGAGGGTGCCGCGCCGAAAGCCCAATTAATGGCCATCAAGGTCTGCTCAGGTCGCAGTTGTACCGACCAGGCGATTCTACGCGGAATCATCTCTGCCTTTTTCAACCCGCAGGGTTATGTTCCCGATGTGGTGAATATCTCACTGGGCAGCCACGAAGGCTATATCAAGCGCCCCTTGAGCATTCTGCTGCAGGATCTCTCGGCGAAATTTGGAACGACATTTTTCATTTCCGCCTCCAATGACGGTCCCGGCTACCGTACCATCAACGGTCTGGGTGGTTCCAGTCCGGCGGTATTTGTGGGTGCCCACGTCTCTGCGAATACATTACGCGAACACTATCGCCTGGCCGAAGGGGTGAATGCCCCCGAGCATGGGCTGCTTTACTTCTCATCTCTGGGCCCCTCATATACAGGGGAAATGCGTCCGAATGTGGTCGCCCCCGGATCGGCTCTGTCATCGACACCGTTGAATTCGGATGGCTCCAGCATGTTCAACGGAACCAGTATGTCATCACCGATCGCCGCTGGTGCAGCAGCCGCCATGCTGTCTCTGATCAAAGCCGATAAGGAATACGCCAAGGTCCTGGAACGGCAGGAGAAGAAGATTGAAGCCATTCGGAAGAAATCGTCAGACAGTAAATATTCCCTGACCTCACTGGCATTGAGTATGCGACTGGCACTGGAAAATTCCGCCATGCGAATGAAGGGCTTTACTTACGCTCAACAGGGAGCAGGCCTGATCGACATCGATAAAGCCTACCCGGAATTTTTGAGGCTGGCCAACCTGACGCTTGATCCTAAAAAACAGACTGCGGAATTCAGCATCAATCACTATTCCAAGTTCAATCGTCTATATGATCGATCGAATAATATCGAAGCGCACAAACGCGTTGATCTGGATCTGAATATTGACGGTGAGGTATCCGATCAGGGTAGCCTGTTATTAAAGAATACCACCGCAATCGTCAAACTGGAAAAAGTGGAAGTTCAGGACAGCGACGGGAATGTCACGATACTGGATGTAAACGGAA
The sequence above is a segment of the Gimesia algae genome. Coding sequences within it:
- a CDS encoding PVC-type heme-binding CxxCH protein, with translation MSHVFCLKLSLLPRCVLLIAFVCSATLLPRTVFSETPYTPAIAEASKEGEQAIQGFRVPEGMHVSLFAAEPLLANPVAFCIDEQGRFYVAETFRQGKGVEDNRGHMNWLHDDLAAETIEDRLDYFKKHLKDNVKDYALEHDRIRLVEDRDGDGKADHASVFADGFNHIEDGTGAGVLARDGYVYYTCIPHVWKLSDTANEGKATLREKLSSGYGIRVAFRGHDLHGLELGPDGRLYFSIGDRGYNVTTKEGKHLFRPDTGAVFRCNLDGTELEEFAYGLRNPQELAFDDYGNLFTGDNNSDSGDKARWVYVVEGGDTGWRMYYQYLSDRGPFNREKIWHPAHAGQPAYMVPPIVNLADGPSGLTHYPGVGLSDRYKDHFFLADFRGTPSKSGIRSFAVKPKGASFELTDSHEFIWQILATDLDFGYDGSLYVSDWVNGWNGLGKGRIYEFTDTEHARAARAAHSAELMKQGFSTRSTEELTKLLTHVDQRIRMEAQFALVNQNALEALQKVALTSTDQLARLHAIWGIGQLSRKTSAAVAGIQSLLNNSDSEVQCQTAKVIGEAGFTTATPALIELLKNPHARVQYFAAVALGKLQEQTAISPLFELLKQNNNADPMLRHAAILALTRIGNTDALIAATNHDSAAVRLAAVVALRRLQRKEVGLFLQDSDPLVVLEAARAINDEPIPDALADLAAVSITADMTDALLRRVMNANFRMGTAENALTVAKIAADSKVPEALRLEAIEELNQWNEPAPLDRVLGRWQPIENRSSIELTGIVGPIVPDLFQSSEKIKEAGTGLAAKYGIKEAAPMLAEMVVDTKRPVDVRIASLNALDQLGYARIADVAKTAIQDQKPALRVTGRKVLARHDPQAALPALEQAIQNGSTIEKQGALATLAEMPLPAATDVLARWMQQLVQQQVPAEIQLDLLKAATQKQSPELDQLIAEFDKKRPQDDPIGGFMETLSGGNASRGREIFYGRSDTSCRRCHMIKNNGGEVGPDLSGIGIDKDRRYLLEAIVAPNKAIAKGFETAVLAMLDGKVLVGIIRKETDTELELMDAKGTVIRVVKDDIDERASGKSAMPEEIVKQLSKDDLRDLVEFLSQQKQKQKAKATKHEG
- a CDS encoding replication-associated recombination protein A, yielding MGLFDRQESGNLEKAKPLAARMRPRSLDEFAGQSHFLGEGKLLRRILAADRIGSLIFYGSPGTGKTSLAELIARQSNRRFEALNAASAGIKEVRAALDRARDELATGGKQTILFIDELHHFSKVQQDVLLPDVESGVVALIGATTSNPFFSLVSALISRSQIFEFQPLTPEEIQTLMQRALQDEKRGLARYNVTVEPEAIDFLIEVCDGDARRSLNALEIGVLSLHGSERVFDLEVAQESIQKKAIQYDQDGDAHYDSASALIKSMRGSDPDAALYWLARMIEAGEDPRFLACRIVIAASEDVGNADPTALTLAMSVFNAIEKIGMPEGRILLAQAVTYIATAPKSNASYIAIDEALEDVRNKSLLPVPIHLKDSHYSGASQLGHGEGYQYAHAAEEGWVDQDYLGVEKEYYRPVERGYEVTIRKRLEVFKQRRKKTGTDEDIRS
- a CDS encoding tRNA-queuosine alpha-mannosyltransferase domain-containing protein; its protein translation is MRVLAINAYHGGSHREFLTQWISHSVHEFTTLTLPPRHWKWRMQHAAVTLAEDVRNRFVAGERWDVLWVTDMFDLATFLGLVPADIAALPRVVYFHENQWTYPLPTGETRDLTYGFINLKSALAADSLWFNSDFHRQDFFQASREFLRRMPDYAFIDALEDCAQKSAVISPGIQKTVVKSREEQTRPLQILWVARWEYDKNPEQFCDAIRLLDQAGLDFRLSVIGQSTAETPDCFVSLHSEYADRIDHWGFLEDRSHYQHVLENADLVVSTAFHEFFGISILEAVAAGCLPVLPRRLAYPEIFAKTPECFYDGTTESLVALVQRISKSAQSDSTASDLRSRLREITACYHWGQISRELDAGLDQSHNQHHH
- a CDS encoding STAS domain-containing protein, with the protein product MPLTDAICFWAVLILTISVDLLVAMGVGITIAFVRIVQELGQTYEQNVVSLNDMNRSLPTDVSMPDELKEKVLKLRLDGPLFFGVSDTIYRASSALIDYKYLIIRMARVPMVDMSGAYLLDDIIEKAHHQGATVFFTGTKPQVKRTLVRLKIIEKVTEENCLATFNDAISRIQQLEQEQGSHSGRVEQDALEHV
- a CDS encoding S8 family serine peptidase; this encodes MNRLYRYNLLRSCLVMICLAYWLSPGIQPASAQMKEELCDCSPELTLLLRVNDVRRTAELVTKAGGKIVYDPNLGIGNDIPFLVVNLPPSKLNDKKFIDSLKLPSGVMEEIIPSKIVPQAEPAIDTSNPADLQVAPDADFDSLYVPLDDIKVPALRKRVAGKGLGEGTIVAIIDTGIDTSHPVFQDRVIFWNDATREGRSPLTKSRQLDGKIELEHNKFIALPETIKDNEYVYSGYIDEKKLGFQQGDLWTTLDKEGVDINRNGTKDDKLLVVVGIIPNPELVKLEAASKKAEEERKAAAAKDEPIPAEKPDLEKRDLTKEYALAFVDVNMDGKFSKEEADTPIMDFNSARKMQREDLKPPYQLMLEFPSRTKRIAYPLLFRPDAKKQVTEITVAFDQQSHGTHVAGIVAGSGLQIEGAAPKAQLMAIKVCSGRSCTDQAILRGIISAFFNPQGYVPDVVNISLGSHEGYIKRPLSILLQDLSAKFGTTFFISASNDGPGYRTINGLGGSSPAVFVGAHVSANTLREHYRLAEGVNAPEHGLLYFSSLGPSYTGEMRPNVVAPGSALSSTPLNSDGSSMFNGTSMSSPIAAGAAAAMLSLIKADKEYAKVLERQEKKIEAIRKKSSDSKYSLTSLALSMRLALENSAMRMKGFTYAQQGAGLIDIDKAYPEFLRLANLTLDPKKQTAEFSINHYSKFNRLYDRSNNIEAHKRVDLDLNIDGEVSDQGSLLLKNTTAIVKLEKVEVQDSDGNVTILDVNGKNEKVPFSIALPGKEEAQGNQISLVLSNSSKSYFYSTRKRNLMETGKTYLAYYTVTQHGEREFSFLDVVHKPIELSDLNTEVSLPSLNLQDSERVAAFVVPQKTISAGAYHRYPVAVTRRDSGLTVMLGFVASSSGRLLVSVFNPEGEEIGYRVIQQTAQLGGDRSNASLTVSTKDEGIHEVVVSTFSGNWLNESKYDLLIEAQRFRASTEDLALATVDSGKDAEKLITFSNSSNQVKSMSASLGGLTRVVPQDKFPILANYRTFRKLDIPEWRPESGESQTTSVRLTFPPDDKKYEGFSGRIDHRLYKKGPDGKMVEAHKGMFFGRGKSFNNIPRPEPGKPYETLYAAVDTYFTVPNDEGLKDSQGTITLDAAFPGIPVKMEGSFDLKILTVGRPDVYILQIKGPKKLIDASAAKTNHSNPSEATLEIPTRINGISKITVTLPVTVTPDVKSTLAKQLIRSSISISTSDSRISDSIPIEITQ